One region of Wyeomyia smithii strain HCP4-BCI-WySm-NY-G18 chromosome 3, ASM2978416v1, whole genome shotgun sequence genomic DNA includes:
- the LOC129727072 gene encoding ketohexokinase-like isoform X2, producing MTDKRILCVGLCNLDIIQVCDSFPEEDSDQRSTMSRWQRGGNASNNCTVLALLGASVELLATFSDSEHFAYALQDLERRGVKTEACVFHSGCEIPLSTVWLSTTTGSRTIVHSNPNLPELTEADFRRCNLLQYSWIHFEGRRSASEIAKMIQLIRDWNDSKTVTEKIIISVDLEKPRSSNLLLIPNVDVIFLGKDFARFLGFNSAQIAVREFKKRFPGSYILICPWGSSGVSAVDQHDEYLSCGVYPPVVIQDSLGAGDTFCAGCIFQLNTGASLQQAIEYGSRLAGLKIGDFGFDHLQSKIDQLLVS from the exons ATGACCGACAAGCGCATCCTTTGTGTGGGACTTTGCAACCTGGACATCATCCAGGTGTGCGACAGCTTCCCCGAAGAGGACTCAGACCAGCGGTCCACCATGAGCCGCTGGCAGCGAGGTGGCAATGCTTCCAATAATTGCACGGTGCTGGCGCTGCTCGGTGCCAGTGTAGAGCTACTAGCTACCTTCAGCGATTCGGAACATTTCGCGTACGCACTGCAAGATCTCGAGCGTCGTGGTGTCAAAACGGAGGCATGTGTTTTTCACAGCGGCTGCGAAATTCCGCTGTCAACGGTTTGGCTTAGCACCACCACCGGAAGCCGAACCATCGTTCACTCGAATCCCAATTTACCGGAGCTTACGGAAGCGGACTTCCGTAGGTGCAATCTGTTGCAGTACAGTTGGATTCATTTTGAG GGTAGACGAAGCGCTAGTGAGATTGCAAAAATGATACAGCTTATCAGGGACTGGAACGATTCGAAGACTGTCACCGAGAAAATTATTATTTCCGTGGATTTGGAGAAACCACGGAGCTCCAATCTGCTGCTGATTCCCAACGTAGATGTTATTTTCCTTGGGAAGGACTTTGCCCGCTTTTTGGGTTTTAACTCGGCGCAGATTGCGGTGCGTGAATTTAAAAAACGGTTCCCTGGAAG TTACATCTTAATCTGCCCATGGGGCAGTAGTGGAGTTTCTGCTGTGGATCAGCACGACGAATACCTAAGCTGTGGTGTTTACCCACCTGTAGTGATCCAGGACAGCCTAGGAGCAGGTGATACCTTCTGTGCAGGATGCATTTTCCAGCTTAACACAGGAGCTTCTCTGCAACAGGCTATTGAGTACGGCTCACGTTTGGCAGGGCTTAAAATCGGCGACTTTGGCTTTGACCATCTACAATCAAAAATAGACCAACTACTGGTCAGTTAG